CCTCTTAGGTCAAGGATAGGAGCTCTGCTTATTCCTATGTATTAATATCATTACTTTTCtactttaatatatgtttgattctaATCTATGATGTATTGTcattcttcatttttatgaatatGGGGGTGAAACGAAAGTATGATCCTTTGTTCTACACGAGTTCTTTACGAGTCCTGACACGGATAGTATTGAACTACAGCTTGAGAGTACATCACAAGTTCCAACAAATTACTTGGGCTAATTGGGATATATGACATGAAATCTCATTAGTCAATGGTAATTGAGGTTCTTGTGGCTCCAAGGCTACAAGGCTAGAATCATAGAGTTTCATTCTCTGATCCGAAAaatccgaccttgtctgtgatgtTTTGAGGAGGATCATCAGAGATTGAATTGTGTGAGTTTCACCCTCGTCCATATTGACTGAGCTGCATTTGGTTTGGATCCGAGGAGATTAATAACCACGACCCATggcttaatcacttacagccttACCATTGAATGAATCACTCATTGTTAAAGTAGTCAGTAAAAAGTATTAATCCAGAAGAACAAGTATCTACGTCAattctttattgttttttttattattttgtttatgcGCCTACAACAGCAACAATCAACTTTCTATTCGCCTAACTAAGATCTACACGATAACCACAACTTACTCAATCCGGCGATTCTCGTAGGATTggaccctcactcacctaaggtattacttgaatgaccctcactcacctaaggtattacttgaatgACTCGATGCACTCGTCGGTTCAATTGTGCGAGTTTCATTTTCGCGTACCAATAATTAAATGTCTATTATTTCTATTATACaatatacaatataaaaaagataataattaagtttattaaaatatttgacaattaacataattttaattattaaatattaatttgtataattaaaaaaatttaaatattttaagaaaaaaaaagtatgtaTACTAACACTAAAATATgctatattaatatttttggtgttaaaatattagttattgTAAGATAATATGTTGATATAACCATAGAGAGAACCTAAAAGAACTAAGAATCATAGAATACAAAAAtgtatgattttgatttcttgaaTAACAGTGAGATtgatgtttgttttttttttgtgaaatttttattcCAATCCACATGAGGCTAAAGTAAATTTTTATACGTTAATCAATTACGGTtcacaataaataaaattaggtaTTACAATTGCCTTTTATTTTAAccctttttatttatcaaaatacttCTTAACAGTGTAACAATGACTTTTCaattgttaatttaaaattaaaagtatccTAAAATTTGAGTACTTTGTAtgcataaatttatatttttNNNNNNNNNNNNNNNNNNNNNNNNtaaattattttatttttaaactataaaataatatttatatctttaaaatatattttattttattataaaaaatataaagaataacataaattatgtccttttaataattttattttctaacatGATTTTAATTAACATTGTTCAAACAATAtctatttttccaaaataatttttgataaaaaatatttaaccaCAAAGTACATTAACATCAatccaatttaaattaaaattaatactatAAAATTGTATTTATATCAACATTTATTTGCAAACATTATTGCAAACATACTATAAATTGGTTGTTTTGAccatatttttttggtgacttatttttttttggtgacttgttTTGACCATATTTAAAAATCACAACATCCTTCTAAGGGTTAACACCCATTTAAATTTGATGTActcctcaattttttttttttcttcacctcCTCCCCTTTGTAAGAGCCTCCACTAACTCCTTTTCCAAGTTGTCTCCTAGATTAGTAGCTCCAACTTTTTTAGGAATTATAATCACCCTTTTTCAATATGCTATTCTTTGGATTttagaataagaaaaatattttaaatttgacgctaaccattaaaaaattatttaaattatctttctaaattttattaatatttaataactaagaacaatttaaataatttatccaTCAATTATTAGTTGTCAagattatgttttattattttaggtgGTTATCTTTTATGGctaaaataacatttttcttccCAAATAACTCCATTAGCCCAAAGTGTAGTCCTCTGCTTGAATATTAGAAGGGCTGCTAatatatgacaaaaaaaaaaggtattgCTAAGATCCAACACTTTTGTACAGATTATAGAAATGTAGATAATATTCccgtttttaaaaaaaaaaagaaatgtagataatatttgatgtaaaatagcataaatttaaatttcatctCAATAAAATTCAAAGTACATCAAATCAAAGCAATTAGTAAACAGTAAACAAGTCCTTTTGTATGTAATGAAAATTGAGGAGTTTTGTAAAGAATCCCCCGTCCTAAAAtcccttattttatttattattaagggAGTGGATCCTCTCCACTCCTGTCTTTATTTATCGCTTGCTGTCATGTTttctacaatttattttttattcaaaaaaataaatgtgaatGATTCAACTGTTGTGTTAtatattatcaaaatcaatCTTGCTAGAAAACCAAGCCAACTTAGAACTAACTAGCTGAAAAATAACCAACCCCTCGCAAAAGGGCTCGTAGTTCACTAGTTCTCATTGAAAATCCAGGACAAACGGCTAGACAAAAGCATTCGCCATCAAATTCTTTGTAGTTCCAAAATCAAAGAacctttaaaaacaaaattacttTCCATCGGGTCAGGACCCTCGTGTGAACGAAATCTCAATCTATGGAAGAGAACCCGCCCACAAAACTTCTGGTGCTTTCAAgcaattttttcttattcaattgAAACTTACCAACCTTTCAACAGTTGAaaatatttagtttaattagtCGGCATTACCTAAATTTCTCAATCATGAGAAGAAATTCTCCGGTGCCACCAAACTAATAGCCTGGCGTTACACATTGGACCTAGTATATGGGAAAAGGAAATGCACGCATCGAAACATTCATCTGCACATCACCCATGTAACAAACATTGTTGCAATCCAAAGGCAATCATACATTCCTCAACATAATGCCATTACATGTACCAAAAGCAAAAACAGGATACATTACTACAATGCAGTATATTAAACTCCATACGCCAAGATAAACTAAGCTAAAAATTAATATCATTCGACAAGGGATGTCTTAGTAAGAATCCTCCCAACAACaaatatgtaattttttgcCTCAACAGAGCACAAGCATTGGAAAAATTTCCACAATTCGAATAAAGCCGCTAATTTAAGGATCCACACACAAAACACAATCATGTAATCAATACACACCATGTCAATATCTCCTGCGAGGGCTCCTTGAGCGTCGCTCACGAGTTGGTCTGCAAAATATCAAAGTGCCAAATATTGAATCACTTGGGAGAAATAAAACAGCCAGTCAAAGTTAACACCAGTTGGttcagaaataaataaatttacagCAGGGGGAACCTCCCGATAAACAAATTCTGGAAAACTGAAATTCAAACCTTCTTAACTTAAATAGTGCACAGTACAGGAAATACAAcatattttcgtttttcaatCCCTTTACCAAGGAGAAAGTTATATAAACATATGCATTTCAATTTCTATTAACCCCAACCTACAAAAGTGTCAGATATCCTTTACAAAGGACTATGATGGGAAATAACAAACAGAAAGCAATACGCAGACCACATCAAACATTTAGAAACATACCTAGCATTCTTTCTTCTCGCTGATTCGTTAATAGGTCCACTGCTGAATGCCCAGTCTACGTAAATGGTTTGTGTGAGAAGCTCGGATCCATTCAAATTCTCTATGGCATTACGAGCTTCCTCAGCACGCTCATATTCAATCAGGGCATAAccctaaaatcaaaataaacatCAGCACTAAGAAACAGTGCACGTGGAAGAGAAAATTTGCTATTACCAAAATCAGTCAGTATTATCAAAAGGTGAAACAAGAGTGGTAGATGTCCTCCTAGTTAACAAGATGAGGTGAAAGAAAAGATAGGGAAAAACAGTGTTGCATATCCTCCTCTTCCCAATAAACAAAAACCATAGCAGCATCAACTCATACTTCCTTAGGAATGGTCCTATCTTTCTCCCTTCGCATCCTTTGAAAAATAACATGGCACTGAATTATATTTACACTCAGCACCATCAATTTGAGGAAATTTTGTGATAAAATGCAGCCAAATCGTATATGCAACAATGAGAGACAGATTAACAGTCATTGGCTGCCCCAAGTACATGTTTGGGGGCAATAATTGACCATGCAGCAAAACAAATACATGCAATGAGTCATAACAAGCAAAATAAAAGGCCAAATTGAAGTTAAATCAGAATACCAAATATTTGAATCAGCAAACCAAATTGGATTGTTAAAATATCACTTCAAAACTAGGAGCACATTGACAAATATTGGCGATAATATTGCTATGGACTGCGTTGAGAAGAGGCGCTATCACTTACTTTGACAAAACCAGTGCGACGGTCGAGATTCAAATGCAAGTTCTTAATCTCTCCGTATTCTCCAAAAGCGTTTTGCAAATCATCCTCCTGCGCTTCCTCGTGCACGCCCGTCACCAGAATAATCCATCCTTCAATGGCTGAACCAAACACAACGTTCCAAAAACAAATCGAAGCATACAAGAAAAGCATTCAATTAAAACATACAACAGAAATGTGAGAACGAAACAACAAAGATTAATGTACGGAAGGAAATAGTAAAGCGAAACCCTAACCCTAGGGGAGAGTGAGAGAGAATAGGGACTAACATCTTTGAGGGCCAGGACCGCCCTCGGTGGCAAGGGAGTCGAAATCGGAGCCCTGGAGGCGGGTATTGCGGTTGGGATCGGAGTCCTGACGGAAGCCGCGGCCCTTGGTCTTCTTAGGGGTGGAGAGGGAGGAAGAGGCGCCGGCGGTGATGGCGGACTTGAGCTTAGGAGGAGGAGCGCGGGGGTCAGCGTCAGCGTCGGCGGCGGCGTCCTCGTCCATGAGGTCGTCGTCCTCAGGCTCGAAATCCAAGGCTTCTCCATCGGCACCGTTACCCTGCATCGTGGCGGTTCGGTTCAAGTGAGTTTAGCTGAGGTGAGGTCGGTGGCGAAGGGAGCGAGACCGCTGTTATGATGATTCATGCGTTGTATGTTATTTGTATCCATCGGGGTTTATCTAGGGCTGGGGCGGGGCCACCCTATTCCATATTTACAATTTtccctattttttatttaatcaaagTCTGTATAATTGAAGTAATTTTATGGGTTTGCcacattttcgaaaacttaaaattgaaatgtcatttttcaaattaaatatttaatattatttttttatattacaataattaatgataattaaggttaagtataattttggtctctaaaatatagagtgaatttttttttatcttcaaccatttttgcatacaaaatcgtcatttttacttaaatcttaaaaatttggatcaaattattcataacaaaaaaattataaaataagaaaaagaaaaaataagagaaagaatTTCTACGGAGAACTGGAGAAGTaaagaaggaaaaaggaaagaagaagaagcggtcCATGATTCACCTTTTCTTTCGCTGTCACTTTCGATTTTGATCCCTAAGtaaagacgattttaaaatcaagttaaattttagaaattgtaaaaaaatgttgaggacgaaaaaaattttcgatctatatcttaaaaattaaaatcatacttaatcctaattaaaaataataaattaattcactttaacaaaaataatatttgaataattaatttaaaaaatgatattttgataataaattaaaaaaaacaatacaTTAGNNNNNNNNNNNNNNNNNNNNNNNNNNNNNNNNNNNNNNNNNNNNNNNNNNNNNNNNNNNNNNNNNNNNNNNNNNNNNNNNNNNNNNNNNNNNNNNNNNNNNNNNNNNNNNNNNNNNNNNNNNNNNNNNNNNNNNNNNNNNNNNNNNNNNNNNNNNNNNNNNNNNNNNNNNNNNNNNNNNNNNNNNNNNNNNNNNNNNNNNNNNNaattttaacatatattttatataaacaattaatttaacagttaaatttttatgtacACATAACATAATTATATGctcttatataaatttaataaaataatttttttataacactgattcttattaaaaaagatCTACTTTGACTCAAACCATAATTTTTGTGAGACAATATAATTTATCTATTATCTTTTTGTTAACTCATAACATAAATTATTTAACTGAaacattatattattaattaattgataagtGTCATATTATTAATGGACCTATTTATCCTTATTTATTCACacaaaataatgttaaaaatttatttgtcaagaatatatttatattgtttACTTCTGTATAAATAGTAATGGACAATGTTAGTTGTAAATCCTAAAACTTTACAAgataaataatactttttttaaagtgatatttaaacacaaaatatttatacaaaaaaatccCTTAACAAAGATAAGAGtatttcttttcaatttaacattatatttaacgatcaattcatcaatttaatgtgttaattttgtaaatttcattacaaattaataacaaatataacGAAAGAGTCATGTTATCTCACTGAGATATTTGtgttaaaaatgatattttttttttaaagttaaaaaactCCTCTTTTTTCTAAATTAAAGGAATAATACATTGAAATAGcaggtattattattattgggagatttttttttaaaattttatttatttttattcttatttatgaattattaaaatattaatgcgCAAGAACTTTATCTATAACACATTATATCATCAAAACAGCTAATAAGAGTAAGGCACTCGAAGCTGATGTTGTGTGCTCTCTTCGAAATGAAGACCCTTTGTTGTTCCTCTGCACCATCAACGCTCATTGGCCATGTCCATGGCTCTTCCTTCTCCAATTCAGCGCTGGCTTTGCCATTTCTCAAAACTTCATCCTTCTCCAAAGCCTCCACAAAGCTCCGCGTTGGGGTCACCAAAGCCTCCGTTGCCGTTGAGCAACAAACTCAGCAGACTAAGGTTGCACTCATCAGAATTGGAACCCGTGGAAGGTATTCCTTTTCTCCATTTCTTCTATAAATTTCTGctcttataaattttttggatcttttttattttttttttcttttaggattCTGGGTTTTATCTTAACGGGGCTCACTGTTTTGCTGGGTTATCGGATTTGACTTCATACTTTTGTGGGATTATTTTGAAACGTTACTATATAAAT
The Arachis duranensis cultivar V14167 chromosome 5, aradu.V14167.gnm2.J7QH, whole genome shotgun sequence genome window above contains:
- the LOC107488386 gene encoding RNA-binding protein Y14 → MQGNGADGEALDFEPEDDDLMDEDAAADADADPRAPPPKLKSAITAGASSSLSTPKKTKGRGFRQDSDPNRNTRLQGSDFDSLATEGGPGPQRSIEGWIILVTGVHEEAQEDDLQNAFGEYGEIKNLHLNLDRRTGFVKGYALIEYERAEEARNAIENLNGSELLTQTIYVDWAFSSGPINESARRKNARPTRERRSRSPRRRY